TGTTCGCCAAGACATGGCGTCTGGTCTATCACCCGTGGGAGGCCTACGTCGCCCTCGGGCTGGTGGTATGGATCATCTATGTGGTGGACCGCCTGATCGACGCCTCATTGAGGAAAGACACCCCGGAGCGGTGTGAACCACGGCATCTTTTCCACTGGAAGTACCGGAAGGCATTCGCCGCATCCGCCGGTTTGGCGGGGGTTGCCGCGCTGTTCCTGGTCATCCGTTACATGCCGTATTCCATTTTCGGCTACCTGTTCGTGGCGGTGGTTCTCATCGGCGCTTTTTTCGGGCTTTCCCTGCTTTCCCAGCAGGATGCGAATGAAATCCCGTATATGAAGAACATCCTGGCGGGATTGACCTTCGCCTACGGGGTGGGGCTGTTGGCGAGCGTCTATAATCAGTCCGCGGACTTCTACCTGACCATGCGTTCCCGGGAGATGATCTGCTTCGCGGTGCTCTGCATCATGAACATCTCCGCCATCGATCTGTGGGAGCATGCGAATCGCAGCCAGGATACGGAGATCAAGGCGACGGACGAGCTGGCGCTGACCCTGCCGCTTGTGCTGCTGGGGCTGTCCGCCATCGTTTTCGCCTATCAGGCGAATCCCCATCCGGAGGATGTCGTGGACTATGGCCTGATCAGGCGCTCGTTTTTCTACTCCATCCTCACCGGCGCCGCCCTGCTCTATGTATTGAACCGCACGCGCAACCGCTTCCACATGGACACCCTGCGGGTCCTGGCGGATGTGGCCCTGCTCATCCCGGTGCTGGTTTTCTTCGCATCCTCAAAAGAACCGCAGGGCTGATCCGTGCTTGCGGCGGTGGGACGGTCCATTTATTTTCCGTTCCCTTCATGTCACACCATCCGGATTCCAAAAAACCCGCCATCATCTTCCTCGGAGCGCCCGGTTCGGGAAAAGGCACCCAAGGCAAGGTGATGGGCAGCATCCCGCGGTTCTTCCACTGCGCCTGTGGTGACGTTTTCCGCTCGCTGGATACCCGCACCGCGCTGGGCCAGCAGTTCGTCCACTACTCCAGCCGCGGGGAACTGGTACCGGACGAACTGACCATCGAGCTGTGGAAAGCCCAGATCGACAACCTGGCGGACACCCACAACTACAAGCCGGACATCGACATCCTCATCCTCGACGGTATCCCTCGCAACGTCGAGCAGGCCCGCATCCTGGAGCGCCACCTGGACGTCCTGCAGGTCTTCCACCTTTCCTGCCCGAACCGCAACGAGCTGGCGCGCCGCATGCGCAAGCGCGCGCTCAAGGACAACCGCATCGACGACGCGAGCGACAAGGTCATCGACCAGCGCATCGCCACCTATGAGGCGGAAACCAAGCCGATCCTCGCTTTCTACCCGCAGGACCGCATCACGGACATCGACGCGACCCAGCCGCCGGTGAAGGTGCTTTCGGAGATCATCCAGAAAGTCATCACGCTGCCGGAATACCAGGTGCTGGCCTCGAAGTCGGCCTGATCCACTTTCTTCCCGATGCGAGTCATCTTCGTAGCCACCGGCGACATCGCCCTGCCGTCGTTCCGTCATCTGCTGGCCCATGGGCCGAAGCCGCTGGCGCTCGTCACGCAGCCGGACAAGCCGGTGGGGCGCCACCAGGCGCTCACGCCACCTCGCATCAAGGTAGAGGCACTGGAGGCAGGCCTGCCCGTGCTGCAACCGGACAACATCAGCTCCGCGGTTGAGGAAATGCGCGCGCTCGATCCGGAGGTGATCGTGGTTTTTGCCTACGGCCAGATCCTGAGGAAGGACGTGCTGAAGCTGCCATCGAAGGCCATCATCAACCTCCACGGTTCCCTGTTGCCCCGGCACCGCGGCGCGTCCTGCGTGCAGGCCGCCATCGACATGGGGGATGAGGAATCCGGTATCGCCGCCATCCATGTGGTGAAGAAACTCGATGCGGGGGATGTGATCTTTGACAAGGCCATTCCCATCCAGCCGGACGAAACCGGCGGCACGCTCCACGACAAACTCGCGGATGTGGCTGCCGAGGTGCTGGCGGAAACGCTCAAGCGGATCGGGGAGGGGACGGACACCCGCACGCCGCAGGATGACAGTCTTTCCAACTATGCGCCGAAGCTGGAGCGCGACGACGGCCGGATCGACTGGTCAATGAACGCAGAGGCGCTGGAGCGGCGCATCCGCGCCTACGATCCGTGGCCGGGGACCTTCACCACCGTGCAGGAGGATGGAAAATGGAAGCGGCTCAAGGTATTCCCACCCGTGGTCCCCGTGCCCGGCGGCGCGGAACTGGCGGAGGGTTTCCAAGTCTCCGGCAAAAAGCTGTTCGTCGCCTGTGGCGGCGCGGGCGCGGTGGAGTTGCTGCATGTGCAGCCGGAAGGAGGCAAGCGGATGACCGTGGAGCAATACCTCGCCGGGCGGAAGCCCCAGGGGTTCCAGTAGCCGGATTCTCATGAAGGACGGCGCATTCCCTCCGTTCACCCGTCCCGCGCGGATCAATGTCGTCGGTGTGAGTGGCAGCGGGAAATCCACGCTCGCCAAGCGGCTCTCCGCGCTCACCGGCATCCACCATATCGAGATGGACTCCCTTTTCTGGAAGCCCGGCTGGACGGGCACCGCGGATGACGAGTTCCTCGCGAAAGTGGAGCAGGCACTGGAAGGGGATGAGTGGATTCTCGACGGGAACTACTCCCGCACCCAACCGGTCAAATGGCGGCGTGCGACGATGGTGGTGTGGGTGGACTTTTCATTCTCCCGCACGCTCTGGCAGGCCGTGCGGCGTGCGTGCGTGAGGGCGTTCACAAAGGCGGAACTCTGGCCCGGAACCGGCAATCGTGAATCGTTCCGGAAATCATTTTTCAGCAAGGACTCGATCATCTGGTGGACGATCACTTCCTATGGCAGGCAGCGTGGGCGCTACCTCCGGCTCATGGACGATCCGGAACATGCGCACCTCACCATCATCAGGCTCAGGTCACCACGCGATGTAAGCCGCTTTCTCATGGGATTTGAGGAACAAGGGGACCGCCGGATCTTCGGGTGAACGGAGCGCGGACTTCAGTCCGCCCCAGAGAATCAAGCCAGCGAAGCCAAGCGGACTGAAGTCCGCGCTCCGTAAGATCATCGTCCGATCTCCTCCAGCGCCCTCGCGATTTCCTCCCGGTCCGTGTCCTGTAGCGTGTTGTGCCTGCCGTTGGGAAGCTCGATGAACCTCACCACATCCCTCCGCTCCGCCGCGAGCTGCCTGCTCATCTCCACCGGGATCGCTTCGTCCGTGGTGCCGTGGAAAATAATGACTTCGCCCGGTCCCCGTTCCGCCAGTTCCTTGAGCCGGGCCTGGTTGTCGAAGCGGTGCCGGATCAGAAAGCCGATCGGCAATCCGGTCATCCGCCGGCTCATGTCCATGGTGCTGGTGAAGGGCGTGAGCAGCACTCCCCGCTGGATGCCGAATTCGGAGGCTCCCACCAGTGCGGCCGCCGCACCCAGGCTGTGGCCGAAGAACCTGAGCCGCTCCGGCGCCACCGTGCCCGTCCATCCCAGTTCCTTCGCGGCGAGCGGAACGGCGGATTTGATGGATTCCCGGATGTGTCCGGGCGAGGGGGTACCTTTGCTTTCACCGTATCCCGGATAGTCGATCAGCAACCAGGCGTCTTCCTCCGGGGCATGCTCCGACAGCCACCGGGACCAGTCCAGGGCAACGGTTCCGTTTCCGCCACAGAAGATCCACAGGTTGCGCGGGGAGGCGAGGTTTCCCTGGAGGTAGGCTCGCTGCCGGCCCTGCGAGGTCTCATGGTCGATCAGCCTGCCCTTGGTTGATTTCCGCCAGTCCGCGACCACCCCGGCCGCATAGGGGCGGGGGAAGTAGATGAACCGTGATTGGACGCAACTGATGAGCGCCAGAAAGATGGCCATGGCGGTTGCGGCCAGCAGGCCCCAGCGAATGAGTGTGCCCCGGATCATGGAAGAATACCGGGTTTCCTCACTTCCGCCTCCGGAACATCATCGTCAGTGCCGCGAGGGAGACCAATGCCGGTGCGGTGGGTTCCGGAACCACGGAGATCAGCGCGACGCCGGTGCCCAGACCGCCACTATAATTATAGTCGATCTGGAAGGTGTTCGCTCCCACTGCGAACGTGGTGGATTCATCCCCGATCAGCGTGCCATTGACGGTGAAGAATCCGCCGTTCCATGCACCGCTGTTCTTGATGAACAGGAGGGCCTCACCGATGCCGATGGTGGAGGAACCGAGATCGTTGACGGTGAGAACCGCGCCGTTGGTCAGATTGAGGGAGGTGACCTCCACAACATCGCTGGTCAGATCTCCGGAATGGATGTCCAGCGCCATCGTGGAGAGATTCTGGAGGGAAAGGGCGCCCATGGAGAGGATGCCGATGTCCTGGACCGTGGACGATGTGCCGGGAGCCAGCACTCCGGTGCCCGTCACACTCACGGCCGCGCCCGTCCGGATCGAGCCGCCATTTCCGCGCAGGTTCCCGTTGACCGTCACCTGGGAGGTGCCGCTCAGGGAGGTATTCAGGATCATGTGGCCGTTCGAGGAAATGTTGGTGGCACCGGTGTAGGCCTTGGCCGCGCCGGTCATTAGCAGGGTGCCGTTCACACCCCGGGTGACGGCGATGTCGCCGTTGATGGCTCCTTGCACCTCGATGGTTCCGCCGCCCATGAACGTGGCGATCCTGTCTCCAGCGCCGGACCGGCTGATCGTGGCGGTTTCACTGAGGGTGAAAATGCTCCCGGCACCGCTGTCCGCCCCGATGTAGGTGCTTCCGGCCAATGTGATGGCCCCGTTCCAAGTGTTGACCCCATTGACGTTGCGGAGGGCACCGCTCGACCCCGAGCCGGAACCGCTGATCGTCAGCGCTTCCGCCGCGATGGAGCCGATGGTGCTCCGCAGGAAAATCGACGCGCCGGATTCAACCGTCGTTCCCGTGGAGGTGCTGCCGAGGGCGTTGACATGGCCGATGGTCAGGCCGCCGTTTTTGACGACCGTGGTGCCGGTGTAGGAATTGTCACCCGACAGCGTCCAGCGCAGGTTGTTGTTGCCGCTCATTTCGATGTTGAGCGTGCCCGCACCGTCGCTGACCGCCCCGCTGACGGCGCTCAGCGGGTTCGTGGAACTGATGGTGCCTCCGAGCGTCAGGGTATGGGTGCCGGAGATCCCCAAGCTCACGGCATTCCTCACATAGATGCCCCAACCGTTGACCGGAGAGGCGGCGGTGCTGTTATAGGTCCATGCCTGCGCCGC
The sequence above is drawn from the Akkermansiaceae bacterium genome and encodes:
- the fmt gene encoding methionyl-tRNA formyltransferase, encoding MRVIFVATGDIALPSFRHLLAHGPKPLALVTQPDKPVGRHQALTPPRIKVEALEAGLPVLQPDNISSAVEEMRALDPEVIVVFAYGQILRKDVLKLPSKAIINLHGSLLPRHRGASCVQAAIDMGDEESGIAAIHVVKKLDAGDVIFDKAIPIQPDETGGTLHDKLADVAAEVLAETLKRIGEGTDTRTPQDDSLSNYAPKLERDDGRIDWSMNAEALERRIRAYDPWPGTFTTVQEDGKWKRLKVFPPVVPVPGGAELAEGFQVSGKKLFVACGGAGAVELLHVQPEGGKRMTVEQYLAGRKPQGFQ
- a CDS encoding adenylate kinase, whose amino-acid sequence is MKDGAFPPFTRPARINVVGVSGSGKSTLAKRLSALTGIHHIEMDSLFWKPGWTGTADDEFLAKVEQALEGDEWILDGNYSRTQPVKWRRATMVVWVDFSFSRTLWQAVRRACVRAFTKAELWPGTGNRESFRKSFFSKDSIIWWTITSYGRQRGRYLRLMDDPEHAHLTIIRLRSPRDVSRFLMGFEEQGDRRIFG
- a CDS encoding nucleoside monophosphate kinase produces the protein MSHHPDSKKPAIIFLGAPGSGKGTQGKVMGSIPRFFHCACGDVFRSLDTRTALGQQFVHYSSRGELVPDELTIELWKAQIDNLADTHNYKPDIDILILDGIPRNVEQARILERHLDVLQVFHLSCPNRNELARRMRKRALKDNRIDDASDKVIDQRIATYEAETKPILAFYPQDRITDIDATQPPVKVLSEIIQKVITLPEYQVLASKSA
- a CDS encoding PEP-CTERM sorting domain-containing protein (PEP-CTERM proteins occur, often in large numbers, in the proteomes of bacteria that also encode an exosortase, a predicted intramembrane cysteine proteinase. The presence of a PEP-CTERM domain at a protein's C-terminus predicts cleavage within the sorting domain, followed by covalent anchoring to some some component of the (usually Gram-negative) cell surface. Many PEP-CTERM proteins exhibit an unusual sequence composition that includes large numbers of potential glycosylation sites. Expression of one such protein has been shown restore the ability of a bacterium to form floc, a type of biofilm.), producing MKPIFFPCLLACALIFPASSEAETFYWDGATGGGWDQNTNWATTLEGGTDPAGVPGAGDTAVFSVTGLTGARAVNLNGNRQVAGLEFNNADTVTLQAGGTNRILELGAGGIIAGAATKTVNIGSTTTNQNVSISLMAAQAWTYNSTAASPVNGWGIYVRNAVSLGISGTHTLTLGGTISSTNPLSAVSGAVSDGAGTLNIEMSGNNNLRWTLSGDNSYTGTTVVKNGGLTIGHVNALGSTSTGTTVESGASIFLRSTIGSIAAEALTISGSGSGSSGALRNVNGVNTWNGAITLAGSTYIGADSGAGSIFTLSETATISRSGAGDRIATFMGGGTIEVQGAINGDIAVTRGVNGTLLMTGAAKAYTGATNISSNGHMILNTSLSGTSQVTVNGNLRGNGGSIRTGAAVSVTGTGVLAPGTSSTVQDIGILSMGALSLQNLSTMALDIHSGDLTSDVVEVTSLNLTNGAVLTVNDLGSSTIGIGEALLFIKNSGAWNGGFFTVNGTLIGDESTTFAVGANTFQIDYNYSGGLGTGVALISVVPEPTAPALVSLAALTMMFRRRK